The Triticum aestivum cultivar Chinese Spring chromosome 7B, IWGSC CS RefSeq v2.1, whole genome shotgun sequence genome window below encodes:
- the LOC123159516 gene encoding L-type lectin-domain containing receptor kinase IX.1, whose translation MGCRRRPTTTLVLVLLLHLYYAPRWAFSLSFSLNFSDAGAGSWIDLDGDASISPPRLELTNSKNLLSSVGRASYAHKVPLWNGDTGEMASFTTNFSFQITPVKASSGEGMAFFLGHFPSEIPPQSGGGGLGLLPAFTNGTGPTRMVAVEFDTVGNSYYGGISKNHVGIDVNSMVSTESTPITTMQNLTSSYVMKATVTYHNVSKMLAVDLLIDDALFQVNATVDLSTQLPEEVAVGLSAATGNASELHRILSWSFSSTLPPLPTRNNNKKLVVILSSVLVPLLSLVVCVALLLWRRDNKMKANEDGQERYAHRADLERGVAAGGPRRYTYHELVAATRHFAEEEKLGRGGFGSVYRGHLMLTPSPADRRAVAVKMLSAESSAQGRKEFEAEVRIISRLKHRNLVQLLGWCDSHKGLLLVYELVAEGSLDRHLYSKDKCLTWPQRYKIILGLGSALHYLHGEWEQCVVHGDIKPSNIMLDSSMSTKLGDFGLARLVDHDTGLLQTTKAVLGTAGYIDPEFVNTRRPCTESDVYSFGVVLLEIVSGRRPVMETAGKSFTLVRWVWSLYGRNAILDAADDRLRGDEADERWMVRVLVVGLWCAHPDRSERPSVAQAMHVLQSDEARLPALPLHMYRTVPDTVSSSGPYEAFSIETSSSSSGCVRSSLVNTGDTTHSSDSSSSALLRNSRDLAN comes from the coding sequence ATGGGCTGCCGCCGTCGTCCGACCACCACCCTAGTCTTGGTGCTGCTGCTACACCTCTACTATGCGCCGCGCTGGGCCTTCTCGCTCAGCTTCAGCCTCAACTTCTCCGACGCCGGCGCCGGCTCATGGATCGACTTGGATGGCGACGCATCCATCAGCCCACCAAGGCTCGAGCTGACGAATTCGAAGAACCTCCTGAGCAGCGTCGGCCGGGCGTCGTACGCGCACAAGGTGCCGCTGTGGAACGGCGACACCGGCGAGATGGCTAGCTTCACCACCAACTTCTCCTTCCAGATCACTCCGGTGAAGGCCAGCTCCGGCGAAGGGATGGCCTTCTTCCTCGGCCACTTCCCGTCGGAGATCCCGCCCCAGAGCGGCGggggcggcctcggcctcctcccggCCTTCACCAACGGGACGGGCCCCACCCGGATGGTGGCCGTCGAGTTCGACACAGTCGGCAACTCCTACTATGGCGGCATCAGCAAGAACCATGTCGGCATCGACGTCAACTCCATGGTTTCCACGGAGTCCACCCCCATCACGACCATGCAGAACCTCACGTCGTCCTATGTCATGAAGGCAACTGTCACGTACCACAACGTGTCCAAGATGCTGGCCGTTGATCTCCTCATCGACGATGCCCTGTTCCAGGTCAATGCCACCGTCGATCTGAGCACACAGCTGCCGGAGGAGGTCGCCGTCGGCTTATCGGCGGCCACCGGCAACGCCTCCGAGCTGCACCGGATACTCTCGTGGTCATTCAGTTCCACTCTACCTCCTCTTCCGACCAGGAATAACAACAAAAAGTTGGTAGTGATCCTGTCATCCGTACTAGTCCCATTGCTTTCTTTGGTGGTATGTGTGGCCCTGTTGCTATGGCGGCGAGACAATAAAATGAAGGCAAATGAGGACGGACAAGAACGGTACGCCCACAGAGCTGACCTCGAGAGAGGTGTGGCTGCCGGCGGCCCCAGGCGGTACACCTACCATGAGCTGGTTGCCGCAACGAGACACTTCGCGGAGGAGGAGAAGCTCGGGCGAGGCGGCTTCGGGAGCGTTTACCGGGGTCACCTCATGCTCACACCCTCACCCGCCGACCGCCGTGCGGTGGCGGTAAAGATGTTGTCGGCGGAGTCGTCGGCGCAGGGGAGAAAGGAGTTCGAGGCTGAGGTGAGGATCATCAGCAGACTGAAGCATCGTAACCTTGTGCAGCTGCTGGGTTGGTGCGACAGCCACAAGGGTCTCTTGCTCGTCTATGAGCTCGTGGCGGAGGGCAGCCTAGACAGGCACCTCTACAGCAAGGACAAATGTCTCACATGGCCACAGAGGTACAAGATCATCCTCGGATTGGGATCCGCGCTGCACTACCTCCACGGAGAGTGGGAGCAGTGCGTCGTGCATGGCGACATCAAGCCCAGCAACATCATGCTCGACTCGTCAATGAGCACCAAACTCGGGGACTTCGGGTTGGCCCGGCTCGTCGACCACGACACGGGGTTGCTGCAAACCACCAAGGCCGTGCTCGGCACAGCCGGCTACATTGATCCTGAGTTCGTTAACACGCGCCGGCCGTGCACCGAGTCCGATGTGTACAGCTTCGGTGTCGTCCTACTTGAGATCGTCTCCGGCCGGCGGCCGGTGATGGAGACCGCGGGGAAATCGTTCACACTGGTCAGGTGGGTGTGGAGCCTCTACGGCAGGAACGCGATCCTCGACGCGGCCGATGACCGTCTGAGGGGAGACGAGGCCGACGAGCGGTGGATGGTGCGGGTGCTCGTCGTCGGGCTCTGGTGCGCGCATCCGGACCGAAGCGAGCGGCCGTCTGTCGCCCAGGCAATGCACGTCCTGCAGTCCGACGAGGCGAGGCTGCCGGCGCTCCCGCTCCACATGTACAGGACTGTGCCGGACACCGTGTCCTCCTCCGGCCCGTACGAGGCTTTCTCCATTGAGACCTCCAGCTCTAGCTCCGGTTGTGTTCGCTCTTCTTTGGTCAACACCGGCGACACCACTCATTCCTCCGACTCGTCCTCAAGTGCGTTGCTACGGAACTCCAGGGATCTAGCTAATTGA